In a genomic window of Nocardia fluminea:
- a CDS encoding hydroxysqualene dehydroxylase has product MGAPGFAAPPGRRVAVLGGGVAGLTAAHELAERGFEVTVYEARALGGKARSVGVPGTGRDGRPDLPGEHGFRFFPGFYQNLPDTMRRIPYPGNPDGVWNNLIAVPEARFSRRDGDDITLALPDSITAAQATPETIRETLAATITTTAKMPAEEGLFFANRLMVFNTSCDARRFGQWEHTSWYDFVRGHERSHEFRAIVSRSLTSIMVAAKENLASTRTIGSMGEQFLGNPLGLGNDGGLDRVLNNATNAAWIDPWVRHLRDLGVRFELGARVSELEVRDRRIRAARITDAAGARTVDADYFVVALPVEQARKLWSSQVLAVAPELAATERLFVDWMNGIQIYFRAPLHISRGHTAYVDSPWSLTSISQNQLWTDKLPSFGDGSVADCLSVDISDWNSPGMLYGKPATECTHEEIFREVWAQLSSHLNDREQLLRPADVHSWFLDPGITWQGSRNANADPLLINTAGSWDARPEPHGSIENLFLAGDYVRTDIDLATMEGAGESARAAVNALLEVAGSPAPRCRVFRLRRTPELEPLRIVDADRYARGLPNLFDDPA; this is encoded by the coding sequence ATGGGAGCGCCGGGATTCGCCGCGCCGCCCGGGCGCCGGGTGGCGGTACTCGGCGGTGGTGTCGCCGGGCTCACGGCCGCGCACGAATTGGCCGAGCGCGGGTTCGAGGTCACCGTGTACGAGGCGCGCGCGCTGGGGGGCAAGGCGCGCAGCGTGGGCGTGCCGGGTACCGGCCGGGACGGCAGGCCCGACCTGCCCGGCGAGCACGGGTTCCGGTTCTTCCCCGGCTTCTATCAGAACCTGCCCGACACGATGCGCCGCATTCCGTACCCGGGCAATCCCGACGGCGTATGGAACAACCTCATCGCCGTGCCGGAGGCCAGGTTCTCCCGCCGCGACGGCGACGACATCACACTCGCGCTGCCCGACAGCATCACCGCCGCGCAGGCGACCCCGGAGACGATCCGCGAAACTCTCGCCGCCACCATCACCACGACCGCGAAGATGCCGGCCGAGGAAGGCCTGTTCTTCGCCAACCGGCTGATGGTGTTCAACACCAGTTGCGATGCCCGCCGATTCGGCCAGTGGGAGCACACCTCCTGGTACGACTTCGTCCGCGGGCACGAACGTTCCCACGAATTCCGCGCGATCGTGTCCCGGTCGCTGACCTCGATCATGGTCGCCGCCAAGGAGAACCTGGCCAGCACTCGCACCATCGGCAGCATGGGCGAACAGTTCCTCGGCAACCCCCTCGGCCTCGGCAACGACGGCGGCCTGGACCGTGTGCTCAACAACGCGACCAACGCCGCCTGGATCGACCCGTGGGTGCGGCACCTGCGTGACCTCGGCGTGCGTTTCGAACTCGGCGCACGGGTCAGCGAACTCGAGGTGCGCGACCGCCGGATTCGCGCGGCCCGGATCACCGATGCCGCGGGCGCGCGCACCGTCGACGCCGACTATTTCGTGGTGGCGCTGCCGGTGGAACAGGCGCGAAAGCTGTGGTCGTCGCAGGTGCTCGCCGTGGCGCCGGAACTCGCCGCGACGGAACGGCTCTTCGTCGATTGGATGAACGGAATACAGATCTATTTCCGTGCGCCCCTGCATATTTCGCGCGGGCACACCGCCTATGTCGATTCGCCGTGGTCGCTCACCTCGATCAGCCAGAATCAGCTGTGGACCGATAAACTGCCGTCCTTCGGCGACGGTTCGGTGGCCGATTGCCTCTCGGTCGATATCTCCGACTGGAATTCGCCGGGAATGCTCTACGGCAAACCCGCCACCGAGTGCACCCACGAGGAGATCTTCCGCGAAGTCTGGGCGCAGTTGAGCAGCCATCTCAACGATCGTGAACAATTGCTCCGACCCGCCGACGTGCATTCCTGGTTTCTCGATCCGGGAATCACCTGGCAGGGCAGCCGGAATGCGAATGCCGATCCGTTGCTCATCAATACCGCGGGCTCATGGGACGCGCGCCCCGAGCCGCACGGGTCGATCGAGAATCTTTTCCTGGCCGGTGATTACGTGCGCACCGATATCGACCTGGCCACGATGGAGGGCGCGGGCGAGTCGGCCCGCGCCGCGGTGAACGCACTGCTCGAAGTGGCGGGTTCGCCTGCCCCGCGCTGCCGGGTCTTCCGCCTGCGCCGCACCCCCGAACTCGAGCCGCTGCGCATCGTCGACGCCGACCGCTACGCGCGCGGCCTGCCCAACCTGTTCGACGACCCCGCCTGA
- a CDS encoding MurT ligase domain-containing protein — MADISVRGRLALRAAAAASWASQKAGRGKGSMIGGLIALKIDPSIMTQLGRGRRTVLITGTNGKSTTTRMATAALGTLGAVATQADGANMDAGIVAALSLHPGVALAAIEVDELHLPHVSDALNPAAVVLLNLSRDQLDRVGEINMIERKLRAGLLRHPDTIVIANCDDVLVASIAYDHPNVVWVSAGSGWAVDATSCPRSGEPIVWEGENWRSTGADFHRPQPVWWLEGEDLCGPDGFRAPLHLALPGRANRGNAAQAVAAAVAMGAEPAKATDATGTVREIAGRYRTVTVGEHDARLLLAKNPAGWQEALSMIEPSSAGLVIAVNGQVPDGEDLSWLWDVRFEHFEGVQVVASGERATDLAVRLTYAGVEHTLVPDPVRAIASCPVGHVEVLANYTAFRDLNRDLEARR; from the coding sequence GTGGCAGACATCTCGGTGCGTGGGCGCTTGGCCTTGCGAGCAGCGGCGGCAGCGTCGTGGGCTTCGCAGAAGGCGGGTCGCGGCAAGGGTTCGATGATCGGCGGCCTGATCGCGTTGAAGATCGATCCGTCGATCATGACGCAGCTCGGGCGCGGTCGGCGAACGGTGCTGATCACCGGCACGAACGGTAAGTCGACCACCACCCGGATGGCGACCGCGGCGCTCGGTACGCTCGGTGCCGTCGCGACCCAGGCCGACGGCGCCAATATGGACGCGGGCATCGTGGCCGCGCTCAGCCTGCACCCGGGTGTGGCGCTGGCCGCGATCGAGGTCGACGAGTTGCACCTCCCGCATGTGAGCGACGCGCTGAACCCCGCCGCGGTGGTGCTGCTCAACCTCAGCCGTGACCAGCTCGACCGGGTCGGCGAGATCAACATGATCGAGCGCAAGCTGCGGGCCGGGCTCCTGCGTCATCCCGACACGATCGTCATCGCCAACTGTGACGACGTACTGGTGGCCTCCATCGCCTACGACCACCCGAATGTGGTGTGGGTGTCGGCGGGCAGCGGCTGGGCCGTCGACGCGACGAGTTGCCCGCGCAGCGGCGAGCCGATCGTCTGGGAGGGCGAGAACTGGCGCTCGACCGGCGCGGATTTCCATCGCCCGCAACCGGTGTGGTGGCTGGAGGGCGAAGACCTGTGTGGCCCTGACGGTTTCCGCGCGCCGCTGCATCTGGCGCTGCCGGGTCGCGCGAATCGCGGCAACGCGGCGCAGGCGGTGGCCGCGGCTGTCGCGATGGGCGCCGAGCCCGCGAAGGCGACCGATGCCACCGGCACCGTGCGCGAGATCGCGGGCCGCTACCGCACCGTCACCGTCGGCGAGCACGACGCGCGGTTGCTGCTGGCCAAGAACCCCGCGGGCTGGCAGGAAGCGCTGTCGATGATCGAGCCGTCCTCGGCCGGTCTGGTGATCGCGGTCAACGGTCAGGTGCCCGACGGCGAGGACCTGTCCTGGCTGTGGGATGTGCGGTTCGAGCACTTCGAGGGCGTGCAGGTGGTCGCCTCGGGTGAGCGCGCCACCGACCTCGCCGTGCGGCTGACCTACGCGGGCGTCGAGCACACGCTCGTCCCGGATCCCGTGCGCGCCATCGCCTCCTGCCCGGTCGGCCACGTCGAGGTGCTGGCCAACTACACCGCGTTCCGCGATCTCAACCGTGACCTGGAGGCCCGCAGATGA
- a CDS encoding type 1 glutamine amidotransferase, with translation MSESTLRIGLVLPDVMGTYGDGGNALVLRQRLRMRGYDAEIIDITLADPVPDSFDIYTLGGAEDSAQRLATRHLQKYPGLQQAAAKGAPVLAICAAIQVLGNWYETSAGEKVDGVSLFDVTTSPQKVRAIGEVTTTPLVPGLKAPLTGFENHRGGTTLGADAAPLARVTRGVGNGVGDSTEGVVQGSVFGTYLHGPALARNPELADLLIAKALGIPATDLSPLDLPEVDRLRKERLRA, from the coding sequence ATGAGCGAGTCAACCCTTCGTATCGGCCTCGTCCTGCCCGACGTGATGGGCACCTACGGCGACGGCGGCAACGCCCTCGTCCTGCGCCAGCGTCTGCGGATGCGGGGCTACGACGCCGAGATCATCGACATCACCCTCGCTGATCCCGTCCCCGATTCCTTCGACATCTACACCCTCGGCGGCGCCGAGGACTCCGCGCAGCGCCTGGCCACCCGCCATCTCCAGAAGTACCCCGGCCTCCAGCAGGCCGCCGCCAAGGGCGCGCCCGTGCTGGCCATCTGCGCCGCCATCCAGGTGCTGGGCAACTGGTACGAGACCTCGGCGGGCGAAAAGGTCGACGGCGTCAGCCTTTTCGATGTCACCACCTCCCCGCAGAAGGTTCGCGCCATCGGCGAGGTGACCACCACCCCCCTGGTCCCCGGCCTGAAGGCTCCTCTCACCGGTTTCGAAAACCACCGGGGCGGAACAACCCTCGGCGCCGATGCCGCCCCGCTCGCCCGCGTGACCCGTGGCGTCGGCAACGGCGTGGGTGACAGCACCGAGGGCGTCGTCCAGGGCTCGGTCTTCGGCACCTACCTGCACGGCCCCGCCCTGGCCCGCAACCCCGAACTGGCTGACCTCCTCATCGCCAAAGCCCTCGGCATCCCCGCCACCGACCTGTCCCCCCTCGACCTCCCCGAGGTCGACCGCCTCCGCAAGGAACGCCTACGCGCCTGA
- a CDS encoding type II toxin-antitoxin system VapC family toxin: MSLLLDTHVILWWLTDDSTLDEELRERLDHDPEVYVSAASVWEIAMKQATGKLTGPADLPERVVGSGFLPLAIDARHAIEAARLPMIHRDPFDRILVAQARCEELTLVTRDPYCLQYAVDSLRC, from the coding sequence ATGAGCCTGCTGCTGGATACCCATGTGATCCTCTGGTGGCTGACCGACGACTCGACGCTCGACGAAGAGCTGCGAGAGCGGCTCGACCACGATCCCGAGGTCTATGTCAGTGCGGCATCGGTATGGGAGATCGCGATGAAGCAGGCGACGGGAAAACTCACAGGTCCTGCCGACCTACCCGAGCGGGTGGTGGGCAGCGGGTTCCTGCCGCTGGCTATCGATGCGCGCCATGCCATCGAGGCAGCTCGTCTGCCGATGATCCACCGTGACCCCTTCGACCGAATTCTGGTCGCTCAGGCGCGTTGCGAGGAGCTGACGCTTGTCACTCGCGACCCGTATTGCCTCCAGTACGCGGTCGATTCGCTGCGCTGCTGA
- a CDS encoding type II toxin-antitoxin system Phd/YefM family antitoxin, with product MAGNAAEQFNIHDAKTNLSRIIERVEQGEEIVISRAGTPVAKVVPLSRRVNRTGRGSLRGRVELSADWDSPETNADIARDFDA from the coding sequence ATGGCAGGTAACGCGGCGGAACAGTTCAATATTCACGACGCGAAGACGAACCTGTCGCGCATCATCGAGCGGGTGGAGCAGGGGGAGGAAATCGTGATCAGTCGTGCCGGAACGCCGGTCGCCAAGGTGGTGCCGTTGAGCCGTCGGGTCAATCGCACCGGTCGGGGTTCGCTGCGTGGTCGGGTGGAGTTGTCCGCTGACTGGGATTCGCCGGAGACCAACGCCGATATCGCGCGCGACTTCGACGCATGA
- a CDS encoding bile acid:sodium symporter family protein has protein sequence MNSPLVSVGLPLALAVIMFGLGLSLTGADFARIAKTPRIVAIALACQLLVLPVVAFGLVLLFDLSPILAVGMMLLAASPGGTTANLFSHLFRGDVALNVSLTAVNSIIAVVTVPLVTNFAIGYFEPSGEDGSVGLQLGKVIQVFAIVLVPVGLGMLVRRWSAEFADRMDKPVRIGSAITLLLVIVGTIVSERETLADSLADVGAITVVFCLISLSAGYFLPRLLGVADRQAIACSFEVGIHNSTIAITIAISVLDSTEMAVPAAVYGVLMFPLAALVGWLITRRQARVTA, from the coding sequence ATGAACTCTCCGCTGGTATCTGTCGGTCTGCCGTTGGCGCTGGCGGTGATCATGTTCGGGCTGGGACTCTCGCTCACCGGCGCCGACTTCGCCCGCATCGCGAAGACGCCGCGCATCGTCGCCATCGCCCTGGCCTGCCAGCTGCTGGTGCTCCCGGTGGTCGCGTTCGGCCTGGTGCTGCTGTTCGATCTGTCGCCGATCCTGGCGGTCGGCATGATGCTGCTCGCCGCCTCGCCCGGCGGGACCACCGCGAACCTGTTCAGCCACCTGTTCCGCGGTGACGTGGCGCTGAACGTGTCGCTGACCGCGGTCAATTCGATCATCGCGGTCGTCACCGTGCCGCTGGTGACCAACTTCGCCATCGGCTACTTCGAGCCCAGCGGCGAGGACGGATCCGTCGGCCTGCAGCTGGGCAAGGTGATCCAGGTGTTCGCCATCGTGCTGGTTCCGGTGGGCCTGGGCATGCTGGTGCGCCGCTGGTCGGCGGAGTTCGCGGACCGGATGGACAAGCCGGTGCGCATCGGGTCGGCGATCACGTTGCTGCTGGTGATCGTCGGCACCATCGTCAGCGAACGCGAGACCCTGGCCGACTCGCTCGCCGACGTCGGCGCCATCACCGTCGTGTTCTGCCTGATCAGTTTGTCGGCAGGCTACTTTCTGCCGCGACTGCTCGGCGTCGCCGACCGCCAGGCCATCGCCTGCTCGTTCGAGGTCGGCATCCACAACAGCACCATCGCCATCACCATCGCGATCAGCGTGCTCGACAGCACCGAGATGGCCGTTCCCGCGGCCGTCTACGGCGTGCTGATGTTCCCGCTCGCCGCACTCGTCGGCTGGCTCATCACCCGCCGCCAGGCCCGCGTCACCGCGTAG
- a CDS encoding zinc-binding metallopeptidase family protein — protein MRDFVCPNCGQQLAFENSVCLSCRSALGFSLGERALVVIGDPPSDEAIDHVAGVVDSDRFRLCDNLHVAQCNWLVDGDASGPGLCVSCKLTRTRPNDTDIDGLAAFAEAEAAKRRLIFELVELGLPIVGRDEDTEHGLAFDLLSSRAKDVVTGHFDGVITLDLAEADDPHREQLRVEMAEPYRTLLGHFRHEIGHYYFSVLVAGDAALDRFRDLFGDPFADYQAALDRHYSEGAPRGWKNDYVSSYATMHAAEDWAETFAHYLHIRDTLDTAASFGLAPAGATLDRPQIGRAGFDKIIELWLPLTWSLNMVNRSMGHDDLYPFVLPERVLEKMRFVHELCTGSHAATPAPESVVSPG, from the coding sequence GTGCGTGATTTCGTTTGTCCGAATTGTGGCCAGCAGCTGGCTTTCGAGAACTCGGTCTGCCTGTCGTGCCGCAGCGCACTGGGTTTCAGCCTGGGTGAACGGGCGCTCGTGGTGATCGGTGACCCGCCGAGTGACGAGGCGATCGACCACGTGGCCGGCGTCGTCGACAGCGACCGCTTCCGCCTGTGCGACAACCTGCATGTGGCGCAGTGCAATTGGCTGGTCGACGGTGACGCGTCCGGCCCCGGTCTGTGCGTGTCGTGCAAGCTCACCAGGACCAGGCCCAACGACACCGACATCGACGGCCTCGCCGCCTTCGCCGAGGCCGAGGCGGCGAAACGCCGGTTGATCTTCGAGCTGGTCGAACTGGGCCTGCCGATCGTCGGCCGCGACGAGGATACCGAGCACGGCTTGGCCTTCGACCTGCTGTCCAGCCGCGCGAAGGATGTGGTCACCGGCCATTTCGACGGGGTGATCACCCTGGACCTGGCCGAGGCGGACGACCCGCACCGCGAGCAGTTGCGCGTCGAGATGGCCGAGCCGTATCGCACGCTGCTCGGTCACTTCCGGCACGAGATCGGGCACTACTACTTCAGCGTGCTGGTCGCCGGGGACGCCGCGCTGGATCGCTTCCGCGATCTGTTCGGCGATCCCTTCGCCGACTATCAGGCGGCACTGGACCGGCACTATTCCGAGGGCGCGCCGCGCGGCTGGAAAAACGACTACGTCTCCTCCTACGCCACGATGCACGCCGCCGAGGACTGGGCCGAGACCTTCGCGCACTACCTGCACATCCGTGACACTCTCGACACGGCGGCGTCCTTCGGTCTCGCTCCGGCGGGGGCCACGCTGGACCGCCCACAGATCGGCCGCGCCGGGTTCGACAAGATCATCGAGCTCTGGCTGCCGCTGACCTGGTCGCTGAACATGGTCAACCGCTCGATGGGCCACGACGACCTGTACCCCTTCGTGCTGCCGGAGCGGGTGCTGGAGAAGATGCGCTTCGTCCACGAGTTGTGCACCGGCAGCCACGCCGCGACCCCGGCCCCGGAGTCGGTCGTCTCGCCGGGGTGA
- a CDS encoding transglutaminase family protein encodes MTRRYMVVHRTTYSYSDEVTSSYGRAYLTPREYPGQRLLEHEIYIDPVPSDRSVGTDVYGNTTTYFHVTSEHRDLEVTGESLIDVDGEDPAAMPGADLPWESARPTSATGPLAVEFTLDLLPPEITPDLIEYAARSFPPGRPLLEAVTELNTRIHNDFQYRSGSTTVSTSVADVFAAREGVCQDFARIGAACLRAQGLAGRYVSGYLATDPPPGKERMVGVDATHAWAAVWLPGTDDTDRTGRWIAFDPTNDQFADERYVTVAWGRDYQDVPPLRGIIYTDAKQSTIKVSVDVAPVEV; translated from the coding sequence ATGACCCGGCGATACATGGTGGTGCACCGCACGACCTACAGCTACTCCGACGAGGTGACCAGTTCCTACGGCCGGGCGTACCTCACCCCGCGCGAGTATCCGGGTCAGCGCCTGCTCGAGCACGAGATCTATATCGACCCGGTGCCCTCGGACCGCTCGGTGGGCACCGACGTCTACGGCAACACCACGACGTATTTCCACGTGACCTCCGAGCACCGCGATCTCGAGGTCACCGGCGAGTCCCTCATCGATGTCGACGGCGAGGACCCGGCGGCGATGCCGGGTGCCGATCTGCCATGGGAGTCCGCGCGTCCCACGTCGGCCACCGGCCCGCTGGCCGTCGAATTCACCCTCGACCTGCTCCCGCCCGAGATCACGCCCGACCTCATCGAGTACGCCGCGCGGAGTTTCCCGCCGGGCAGACCGCTGCTCGAAGCCGTGACCGAACTGAACACCCGCATCCACAACGACTTCCAGTACCGCTCCGGCTCCACCACGGTGAGTACCAGCGTGGCCGACGTGTTCGCCGCCCGCGAGGGTGTCTGCCAGGACTTCGCCCGGATCGGCGCGGCTTGCCTGCGCGCTCAGGGTCTGGCCGGTCGCTACGTCTCCGGTTATCTGGCCACCGACCCGCCGCCGGGCAAGGAACGCATGGTCGGCGTCGACGCCACCCACGCCTGGGCCGCGGTGTGGCTGCCCGGCACCGACGACACCGATCGCACGGGCCGCTGGATCGCCTTCGACCCCACCAACGACCAGTTCGCCGACGAGCGGTACGTGACAGTGGCGTGGGGGCGCGATTACCAGGACGTTCCGCCGTTGCGTGGCATCATCTACACCGACGCGAAGCAGTCCACGATCAAAGTGTCGGTCGATGTAGCCCCGGTGGAGGTGTAG
- a CDS encoding circularly permuted type 2 ATP-grasp protein → MAQRDEAQRGGNRPGSGVRAQVAEQFARYRADSSAGARFDECGRPTTGYYDELVDGRGRVRSMWSELSADFIDQGIGGIDRIDHRVRRQIEDDGVTYTEVGLGGDDDTAIPQPWRLDPIPLLVSAEDWTRLETGLVQRSLVLDEVLTDVYGPRRLLSSGLLPPEVVFGNTGYVRAAHGITIPGTHQLFLHACDISRWSDGQFRVLADWAQAPSGAGYALADRRVVASAIPEAFEHAGPRPLSPFARAMRLMLEEAAPELADGEEPVVVVLSPGSHSETAFDQAYLAQMLGFPLVESSDLVVRDGALWMRSLGSLERVDVVLRRVDAEFSDPLDLRPDSRLGVVGLVEVLRRGAVTVVNTLGSGLLESPALSPFLPRIARSVLGEDLLLDATPSYWGGDDTERAHLVSHVGDLVIRSAVDGSTIFGPSLSAAERADLAARIEVERWKWVGQEPAEFSVAPAVDGPAGLAAAPVGMRLFSLARRGSYTAMSGGLGQQRMRLEPTRSVIKVAAKDVWVRAAPATVPAASFEAPHEERLRRTAPVVEAVSSPRVLNDLFWMGRYSERAESVVRLLAATHDVYQDYRYRPWLDGAEALPILMRALSITTGTVAPQSVLPNGVGQLVAVRSKDGPATEDPNAEHRDSVDAQAPTPDSAATRSSRSSSSEDAGTDAVPHDVPPGPKPSQSASQSQSEPDSEVETEAPWERAGTSALARALRTTGVTPERGAEPVPAPEPEPVLARSRQAQGQFTHRAMDSSGQEGVTARRAVAGASAEGFQYLASLTGDRELAGSLSYAVDHYGSAARAVRDQLSGDTWMIVGAVDRALAEFRGASTEQETALSSVHSLTLAALLSLSGIGAESMVRDTGWYVMDIGKRIERGLAVTALINAALGRRSSAEAQGVVAEAVLTATESAVSYRRRHRGSAHVAALAGLLLFDPGNPRSLIYQLDRLEADFQALPGGSGASRWQRLLADAQRMLRRVDPADLEHTDDDGVRTELVELLEGVHLRLRKLAESFEATKLAVPLGIQPLWGNTRMVG, encoded by the coding sequence GTGGCTCAGCGCGATGAAGCGCAACGGGGCGGGAATCGGCCGGGATCGGGTGTTCGCGCTCAGGTCGCCGAGCAATTCGCGCGGTATCGGGCTGACAGTTCGGCGGGTGCGCGTTTCGACGAGTGCGGTCGGCCGACCACGGGCTACTACGACGAATTGGTCGACGGCCGTGGACGGGTGCGATCGATGTGGTCGGAGCTGTCGGCCGACTTCATCGACCAGGGGATCGGCGGGATCGACCGGATCGATCACCGGGTGCGCAGGCAGATCGAGGACGACGGTGTCACCTACACCGAGGTCGGTCTCGGCGGCGATGACGACACCGCGATACCGCAACCATGGCGCCTGGATCCGATCCCGCTGCTGGTGTCCGCCGAGGACTGGACCCGCCTGGAAACCGGCCTGGTGCAGCGCTCGCTGGTCCTCGACGAGGTACTCACCGACGTCTACGGCCCGCGCAGGTTGCTGAGCTCGGGCCTGTTGCCGCCGGAGGTGGTGTTCGGCAACACCGGATATGTGCGTGCGGCGCACGGCATCACGATCCCGGGCACCCACCAGCTGTTCCTGCACGCCTGCGATATCAGCCGATGGAGTGACGGGCAGTTCCGGGTGCTCGCCGACTGGGCACAGGCTCCCTCGGGCGCCGGGTACGCGCTGGCCGACCGCCGCGTGGTGGCCTCGGCCATTCCCGAGGCTTTCGAGCACGCGGGACCGCGTCCACTCAGCCCGTTCGCGCGTGCCATGCGATTGATGCTCGAGGAGGCGGCCCCGGAACTGGCCGATGGGGAAGAGCCGGTCGTCGTCGTCCTCAGTCCGGGTTCACATTCCGAAACCGCCTTCGACCAGGCCTATCTCGCGCAGATGCTCGGCTTCCCGCTGGTGGAGAGCTCCGATCTGGTGGTGCGTGACGGCGCGCTGTGGATGCGCTCGCTCGGCAGCTTGGAACGGGTCGATGTGGTGTTGCGGCGCGTGGACGCCGAGTTCTCCGACCCGCTGGATCTGCGCCCCGATTCGCGGCTGGGTGTGGTCGGGTTGGTCGAGGTGCTGCGCCGCGGTGCGGTGACGGTGGTGAACACCCTCGGTAGCGGGCTGCTGGAATCGCCCGCGCTGAGCCCGTTCCTGCCGCGCATCGCCCGCTCGGTGCTCGGCGAGGACCTGTTGCTCGACGCCACACCCAGCTACTGGGGTGGCGACGACACCGAGCGCGCGCACCTGGTGTCGCACGTCGGTGACCTGGTGATCCGCTCTGCCGTCGACGGCTCGACCATCTTCGGACCGAGCCTGTCGGCGGCCGAACGCGCCGATCTGGCCGCCCGGATCGAGGTCGAGCGGTGGAAGTGGGTCGGGCAGGAACCCGCCGAGTTCTCGGTCGCGCCCGCGGTCGACGGCCCGGCGGGGTTGGCGGCCGCACCGGTGGGCATGCGGTTGTTCTCGCTGGCCAGACGGGGCAGCTACACGGCGATGTCGGGTGGCCTCGGTCAGCAGCGGATGCGTCTCGAACCGACCCGCAGCGTGATCAAGGTGGCCGCGAAGGACGTGTGGGTCCGCGCGGCTCCGGCCACCGTGCCCGCGGCGAGTTTCGAAGCGCCGCACGAGGAACGGTTGCGCAGGACGGCGCCGGTCGTGGAGGCGGTCAGCTCGCCACGCGTGCTCAACGACCTGTTCTGGATGGGCCGCTACAGCGAACGCGCCGAGTCGGTGGTCCGCCTGCTCGCCGCCACTCATGACGTCTATCAGGACTACCGGTACCGGCCCTGGCTCGACGGCGCCGAGGCGTTGCCGATCCTCATGCGCGCGCTGTCGATCACCACGGGCACGGTGGCTCCACAGTCAGTGCTGCCCAATGGAGTCGGTCAATTGGTGGCCGTGCGATCCAAGGACGGTCCTGCGACGGAAGATCCGAATGCCGAGCACCGTGATTCGGTGGACGCGCAAGCACCGACGCCCGACTCCGCGGCCACACGGTCATCGCGGTCCTCGTCCAGCGAAGATGCAGGCACGGACGCAGTGCCGCACGACGTGCCCCCTGGGCCGAAGCCATCACAGTCGGCGAGCCAGAGCCAATCCGAACCCGACTCCGAGGTCGAGACCGAGGCGCCGTGGGAGCGGGCGGGGACCAGTGCGCTGGCTCGCGCGCTGCGCACCACCGGTGTCACGCCCGAGCGTGGTGCGGAGCCGGTGCCCGCCCCCGAGCCCGAGCCGGTGCTTGCTCGATCGCGGCAGGCGCAGGGCCAATTCACCCATCGCGCCATGGATTCCAGTGGTCAGGAAGGTGTGACCGCGCGACGTGCGGTCGCAGGCGCTTCGGCCGAGGGATTCCAGTACCTGGCCTCCTTGACCGGCGACCGTGAGCTGGCCGGGTCGCTGTCCTACGCGGTGGACCACTACGGGTCCGCCGCGCGCGCGGTGCGTGATCAACTGTCCGGTGACACCTGGATGATCGTCGGCGCAGTCGATCGTGCTCTGGCCGAATTCCGCGGTGCCAGCACCGAACAGGAGACCGCGCTGTCGTCGGTGCATTCGCTGACGCTGGCGGCGTTGCTGTCGCTGTCGGGGATCGGCGCGGAGTCGATGGTGCGCGACACCGGCTGGTACGTCATGGATATCGGCAAGCGGATCGAGCGCGGGCTGGCGGTGACGGCCCTGATCAATGCCGCACTGGGGCGGCGCAGTTCGGCCGAGGCGCAGGGCGTGGTCGCGGAGGCCGTCCTCACGGCGACGGAGTCTGCGGTGAGTTACCGTCGCCGCCACCGCGGTTCGGCACACGTGGCCGCGCTCGCGGGGTTGCTGCTGTTCGATCCGGGCAACCCGCGTTCGCTGATCTATCAGCTCGACCGGCTGGAGGCCGACTTCCAGGCCTTGCCGGGCGGTTCCGGCGCGTCACGTTGGCAGCGGCTGCTCGCCGATGCCCAGCGCATGTTGCGTCGCGTCGACCCGGCCGACCTGGAACACACCGACGACGACGGCGTACGCACCGAACTCGTGGAACTGCTGGAGGGGGTGCACTTGCGGTTGCGCAAGCTGGCCGAATCGTTCGAGGCCACCAAACTGGCTGTCCCGCTGGGTATTCAGCCCCTCTGGGGCAATACCAGGATGGTCGGATGA